A DNA window from Ficedula albicollis isolate OC2 chromosome 1, FicAlb1.5, whole genome shotgun sequence contains the following coding sequences:
- the LONRF2 gene encoding LON peptidase N-terminal domain and RING finger protein 2 produces MAPCKCSLIAQRAELCTLMKNYQQALHDADILCRNKPHWPAGHYVKAKALSGLERTEEALKEFLYCVALNPEWSSMKKEAQKIMCEMFFPAFENVHDSLTAPFSSRTSHTRLKPAFLSSINTQSAVEDNSVAGSSKDTMFRLTKTPSQESDVFRNTDSSVTHRVLDLYFDDNKKSLGAILSSLPGVGLKRKLSSDTRDLQSLDVPNKILKKDGDVLPENTTDTSSEIPTTLVDASDFECSLCMRLFYEPVTTPCGHTFCLKCLERCLDHNPLCPLCKEKLSEFLASRTYKKTVLTEELIVHYLPEELSERKKVYEEEMKELSNLNKDVPIFVCTMAFPTIPCPLHVFEPRYRLMIRRCMETGTKQFGMCLADELKGFADHGCILEIRDVKFFPDGRSVVDTVGVRRFRVLSHGQRDGYNTANIEYLEDKKVEGPEYEELVRLHDSVYDQAVAWFTSLKDNMKAQILNHFGSMPGKEPEPQSNPSGPAWYWWLLAVLPLENRAQLAILAMTSLKDRLIAIRRVLIFVTRKRPR; encoded by the exons GGCCATTATGTGAAAGCAAAAGCTCTTTCTGGATTGGAAAGGACTGAGGAAGCATTGAAGGAGTTTCTTTATTGTGTTGCCTTAAATCCTGAATGGAGCTCAATGAAGAAAGAAGCCCAAAAG ATAATGTGCGAGATGTTTTTCCCAGCCTTTGAAAATGTGCATGACAGTCTAACAGCACCTTTCTCTAGTCGAACATCCCATACAAGATTGAAACCTGCATTTCTGAGTAGCATAAACACACAGTCAGCTGTGGAAGATAACTCTGTTGCTGGGTCCTCCAAG GATACTATGTTCAGGTTAACAAAAACCCCGTCCCAAGAATCTGATGTATTCAGAAACACTGATTCTTCTGTTACCCATCGTGTTCTGGATCTCTATTTTGATGACAACAAGAAGTCTTTGGGAGCTATTCTCTCCAGTTTACCTGGGGTTGGCTTAAAAAGAAAGCTGTCCAGTGATACGAGGGATTTGCAGAGTTTGGATGTCCCCAATAAGATTCTTAAAAAAG ATGGAGATGTTTTACCTGAAAACACCACTGACACTTCAAGTGAAATACCAACAACTCTGGTGGATGCGTCGGACTTTGAGTGTTCCCTCTGCATGAG GTTGTTCTACGAGCCTGTTACCACACCCTGTGGACACACCTTTTGCCTCAAATGCCTTGAGCGTTGCCTTGACCATAATCCACTTTGCCCACTCTGCAAGGAAAAGTTGTCAGAA TTTCTGGCAAGCAGAACTTACAAGAAGACCGTCCTTACAGAAGAGCTGATAGTCCATTACTTGCCAGAGGAATtatctgaaaggaagaaagtttatgaggaagaaatgaaggaaTTGTCAAA TTTGAATAAAGATGTTCCCATCTTCGTATGTACCATGGCCTTTCCTACCATCCCTTGTCCACTCCATGTCTTTGAACCTCGTTATCGCCTAATGATAAGAAGATGCATGGAAACTGGTACCAAGCAGTTTGGCATGTGCTTAGCTGATGAATTAAAAGG ATTTGCAGATCATGGCTGTATATTAGAGATCAGGGACGTAAAGTTTTTTCCTGATGGACGCTCAGTTGTTGATACAGTTGGTGTCCGTCGTTTTAGGGTCTTAAGCCATGGCCAGCGAGATGGATATAACACAGCAAACATCGAGTATCTTGAAGATAAAAAG GTTGAAGGACCAGAATATGAAGAACTTGTTCGCCTTCATGATTCAGTCTATGATCAAGCTGTTGCCTGGTTCACTTCTCTTAAAGACAATATGAAAGCGCAAATTCTCAATCACTTTGGATCTATGCCGGGAAAAGAACCAGAGCCACAG AGCAACCCCAGTGGTCCTGCCTGGTACTGGTGGCTCTTGGCAGTGTTGcctctggaaaacagagctcagctggCTATATTGGCTATGACCTCCCTGAAAGATCGTCTAATCGCCATCAGGCGGGTATTGATATTTGTGACTCGCAAAAGACCCAGATAA